From the Lysinibacillus fusiformis genome, the window AGGTGGAATTTCATAAGGAACTAACTTCCATTCATTTTTCACCGCTGGATAAAGAGGATGAAAGCCACGTCTCCCTTTAGGGCATTCTATTTGGAGAATATTTGCCTTCTTATCAAGTAAAATAGCCACAATCATATTCAGTCGCTTTTGAGCTTCTTTGTTCGTTTCAATTCCTGTCCCAACTGCAATAATGACATCATCTACCTTTGTAACTTCTTCTTGAACACACTTCAAATTTTCAGTAGCAGATTCGTTTGTATCCTCGCCTTCAAGAGACGGAAATAAATTCATAATAATAACTGAACCGTAATCTAATTTAGCAAGATTGTTAATGACATACATCGTTGTTTGGTCTTGAACTATTTCATCTGTCTGACCTGCATTTTTCATCAAGATAAGTGCTTTTCTCTTATTCTTGTCCCACTCTTTCCTAACAACATACTTATTTTTCATTTCGTCATCAAAAGTGACCTCAGTTTTAATTATACTTTTAATTATTTTCAATGTTTTGCGCTCCTTGGAATCGAAAAAACTCAAATACCTTTTCTGGTATTTGAGTCTGATTATAGTTTATTATAATATTTTCAATCTATCTCCAAAGTCAGTTGCTTTGGTGATGATGAATATTGAATTTTCTTTAATTTATTTTCACTTATTTTTACATCTTTAGATATATACAAAGCCTCTATAGTCTGTTCTGGATTTCCTGTTAATGTTGATTGTGAAGATGTGCCTGCATTTAAGTTAATTCTTCTTAAATTTAAATAATCAGGCAAAGAGCTCCCATATATTTTATTACCTGTACTTCCATCAAATGAAATTATATATGGAATATTTCTTTCATTTAGGTCTTCTAAAGCTTCAATAAATTTCTCAAAATCTAATCCTCGAATATAGCGTTTACTTGAACCTTTTGTACCTTGATAAGGTGGGTCCATATATATTAAATCAGAATTTTGGGTATCTCTTAATACCTCGACATAATCTAAACTAGTTACTGTAATTTTTTTTTGCAATAACGCTGCATAACCTTGAATATCGTTAGCCATTTTATTCGGATTTTTGCCCTTTCTCCTATTATCAGGACCTTGATTAAACTCTCCCCTTTCATTATATCTTACAGCATTTTTAACACACCTAGCTAACAGATATAATAACATTTCTGGTTCATGAGTATTATTAAACTCGCTTCTAATAAAATTATAGTGCTCTTTTGAATCTCCTTCTAACTGACCATTCCAAATATACTCATATCTTCGGATTACCTCATTTGGATTGGATGCCATTTTACTTAATAATTTAGCCAAAGGCTCATTAATATCATTCAACCAATAATGATTACCTATTTTTTGATCCGCACATGCTATTGAAATAGCGGCTGAACCTGCAAATGGCTCTACAATTCGTTCAACATTATTGGGGATACATTCTAAAATATACTTTGCCAAGTTCCTTTTACTACCTTGATAAGGAATTGGGTGTGGAATTGCCATGAAAACCTCTCCTTTAATTAGTCTAAATTATATCATGCACTTAACTAACGCTCAAAGCTTAAACAGCTACTATTTGAATGGTATTATTATCTATATAGGATGAGGGGGAATATTCTTGGAAGAATCATTAGATTACTATATCAATAGAGAAATACCAAATGAAATCGAAGAATTAATAAAACAACTTAAAAGTAAACGTGCATTAATTGTTGTTAATCACATAAAAGAACATGGCTATGTTACTAATGAAGATTTACTTGATGTTTACGGTTATGGTCATGGACCTAGAGCGGTAAAAGATGCTAAAGACCGAGGAATTCCAATTAAAACTTTATCTATTAAATCTCCAAAAACAGGTCGAACTATAGCTGCATATGTTTTTGATGATATTACTAAGATAAGAAATGGTATTTTAGAAGGTAGAAAACCCTTAGATAAAAGGATTAAAGAAGAACTTTCTGAAATTCATGGTGAAAAATGTTATATCTGTACAGAGCCTTACGAAATTAGGTATCTGCAAGCAGACCATAAAATTCCTTACGATGTTGTTGGTGAAAATTCCTCATACGAATATGAGTTAGATAAATATATGCTTCTTTGTCGTTCTTGCAATAGAGCAAAAAGTTGGTCGTGTGAATATTGTGAAAACTTTTTGAACTCGAAAGATGAGAATATTTGTAAATCATGCTATTGGGCTTCTCCTGATTCATATAATCATATTGCAATGAAAAATGAAAAAAGGTTAGAATTGGTATTCTCAGACAACGAAATAGCTGTTTATGAAATTTTCGCTTATCAAGCTAAACGAAATAATATATCCATTCCTGAATTAATAAAAGAAATTTTAAAAAGGTCAGTAGAATAAACTCTACTGACCTTAATACCCTATCTAAATGATGCTACTAAATATATTTATTTTATAAGCTTATTTACTTCCTCTAATAATATTTTACTTCTTTGTTCTATAAAATCTTCATATGTTAAATCAAAAGTATCACTTGGACAAATTGCAGATTCTAATACCACATCTGGTTTTTCAATTAACTTTTTATACTCTTTTGGATCTAAATCCTTTATTTGATTATTATCAGATTTTGATAAGAAGCAGAAATTAGCTAATTTATTAATATCAGACTTATCAACCCCTAATCTTTCCAAATGTTTTTGAGGGAAGATATGATGAAACTCTGTTTTATATCCTACTCTTAATTTTCTTTGCAAATCTATTGGACTTCCCGAAATAAAAGATTTTGGATTTTGATTAGCTAGTAATGCTATAAATACTTTTGTTGTAATAGTATTTACATTGAACTTATTATCGAAGTATTCGGAATTAAATTTGTATTTGAAGTTGAACACATTTGCATTTTCATCTTCTCTTAACTTTTCCATATCTTCTATATCTTTAGGAATTTTGGTATCAATTGCATTGGAATAGTGTTTTGAAAATCCTACTTTCCAAAACCATTTTACCAACTTTTCACGTTGCTTATTTGTATAGGAATCTCCCATTGCTCTATGTGTAGCAAAAAATTTAGTCAATGGAATTAACATAGAGGGATAAGGTAAATATTTTATATTGAATACTTTTAATTCATCTTTTAAAAATTGAATACTAGATTTAATTCCATTTTCTATCTCTGAAAATTTTTCCCTAACATCTTGCCCATTTAAATCTATGATAGAGTCTGTACTAGATTTATTAAGTAATACACTTGTACAACATTTTAGCAACAAATCAACATGTGATGAGTTATTACCGTCTAAACCAAATTCCTCTAATTCATCAGCTAGTTCTGTAAATTTCTCTTGTAATACAAAATCCTCACTCCAACTCCATGCAGCTAATAACTGATAGTGGTCTAAATCCGTTCCCGCTGTATTTACCCTTTCAAATACCATAGAAACTAATTTCATATCATCTGTTTTCATTTTCTCTACAGGAATAACCTTAGTAGATAAT encodes:
- a CDS encoding Dam family site-specific DNA-(adenine-N6)-methyltransferase; protein product: MAIPHPIPYQGSKRNLAKYILECIPNNVERIVEPFAGSAAISIACADQKIGNHYWLNDINEPLAKLLSKMASNPNEVIRRYEYIWNGQLEGDSKEHYNFIRSEFNNTHEPEMLLYLLARCVKNAVRYNERGEFNQGPDNRRKGKNPNKMANDIQGYAALLQKKITVTSLDYVEVLRDTQNSDLIYMDPPYQGTKGSSKRYIRGLDFEKFIEALEDLNERNIPYIISFDGSTGNKIYGSSLPDYLNLRRINLNAGTSSQSTLTGNPEQTIEALYISKDVKISENKLKKIQYSSSPKQLTLEID
- a CDS encoding DUF262 domain-containing protein; this translates as MEQSNITIEDLYSQVKKGTVRIPAFQRGFVWTAEQVGLLYDSLYKGFPIGNVLFWETSNLLKYDKKVGSFDSPELNGMQTYQYVLDGQQRLTSLCALFNRDILAAENPEWIDIYFDMEGSLEDTKSLFIPLKEEEVNLERYFPVYKIMDSVEYRRATRELTDEKADKLDKVMRKLSTKVIPVEKMKTDDMKLVSMVFERVNTAGTDLDHYQLLAAWSWSEDFVLQEKFTELADELEEFGLDGNNSSHVDLLLKCCTSVLLNKSSTDSIIDLNGQDVREKFSEIENGIKSSIQFLKDELKVFNIKYLPYPSMLIPLTKFFATHRAMGDSYTNKQREKLVKWFWKVGFSKHYSNAIDTKIPKDIEDMEKLREDENANVFNFKYKFNSEYFDNKFNVNTITTKVFIALLANQNPKSFISGSPIDLQRKLRVGYKTEFHHIFPQKHLERLGVDKSDINKLANFCFLSKSDNNQIKDLDPKEYKKLIEKPDVVLESAICPSDTFDLTYEDFIEQRSKILLEEVNKLIK
- a CDS encoding HNH endonuclease, producing MEESLDYYINREIPNEIEELIKQLKSKRALIVVNHIKEHGYVTNEDLLDVYGYGHGPRAVKDAKDRGIPIKTLSIKSPKTGRTIAAYVFDDITKIRNGILEGRKPLDKRIKEELSEIHGEKCYICTEPYEIRYLQADHKIPYDVVGENSSYEYELDKYMLLCRSCNRAKSWSCEYCENFLNSKDENICKSCYWASPDSYNHIAMKNEKRLELVFSDNEIAVYEIFAYQAKRNNISIPELIKEILKRSVE
- a CDS encoding DUF1643 domain-containing protein: MKIIKSIIKTEVTFDDEMKNKYVVRKEWDKNKRKALILMKNAGQTDEIVQDQTTMYVINNLAKLDYGSVIIMNLFPSLEGEDTNESATENLKCVQEEVTKVDDVIIAVGTGIETNKEAQKRLNMIVAILLDKKANILQIECPKGRRGFHPLYPAVKNEWKLVPYEIPPVKQDN